In the genome of Ficedula albicollis isolate OC2 chromosome 27 unlocalized genomic scaffold, FicAlb1.5 N00423, whole genome shotgun sequence, one region contains:
- the LOC101810209 gene encoding Ig-like V-type domain-containing protein FAM187A yields MRLLGATILLSLVDVLQAYAIEKKGDVFKKMACPAFLVFENVAYMADMTFELPCKCKPEETSSVVWYFQKNLHSHETTVLTDFNGTVIVDSSHIRTGSDLLKRFSIRMFSLIVFRAQAGDSGHYLCGTKEGLFFYGYDVDVQPTRQITVAFLDNDEHVQEDYRGEEFTLFTTFWDWSRCDRCGVRGEQRRIGLCYVQSAQLKPRYRTALPNVTSCGSRAVPARFPSLLRLHSPEVAVRSCLAPCPEKEVPEEGVQSISNIVFKVGKKPRLPNVPIQYHRQPQKTNLVISCPGAGPEHAVAWDKGSVRLYRSHYLVGVRKHMRLFIDHGNHLHLQRVRRRDKATYFCWREGELVAGFQLTVPYEPRRQRSPADPESIFVMRTVGICFAIIIGIFFLIHMSRYSYLLLRKPTIAAPPQDTQTPRATLT; encoded by the coding sequence AtgaggctgctgggagccacCATACTCCTCTCCCTGGTGGATGTTCTCCAGGCCTACGCCATCGAGAAGAAAGGGGACGTGTTCAAGAAGATGGCGTGTCCCGCCTTCCTGGTATTTGAGAACGTTGCGTACATGGCAGACATGACCTTTGAGCTGCCCTGCAAGTGCAAGCCCGAGGAGACCTCCTCTGTTGTCTGGTACTTCCAGAAGAACCTGCACAGCCACGAAACCACAGTGCTGACGGACTTCAACGGCACCGTGATCGTGGACTCGAGCCACATCCGCACGGGCAGCGACCTCCTGAAGCGTTTCAGCATCCGCATGTTCAGCCTGATCGTGTTCCGAGCCCAGGCCGGGGACTCGGGGCATTACCTGTGCGGCACCAAGGAAGGGCTCTTCTTCTACGGCTACGACGTGGACGTGCAGCCCACCAGGCAGATCACGGTGGCTTTTCTGGACAACGACGAGCACGTCCAAGAGGATTATAGAGGGGAGGAATTCACCCTCTTCACCACCTTCTGGGACTGGAGCCGCTGCGACCGCTGCGGGGTGCGGGGCGAGCAGCGGCGCATCGGGCTGTGCTACGTGCAGAGCGCCCAGCTGAAGCCCCGGTACCGCACGGCGCTGCCCAACGTCACCTCCTGCGGCTCCAGGGCCGTGCCCGCACGCTTCCCCAGCCTCCTCCGCCTCCACAGCCCCGAGGTGGCCGTCAGGAGCTGCCTGGCCCCTTGCCCGGAGAAGGAAGTGCCCGAGGAGGGCGTGCAGTCCATCTCCAACATCGTTTTCAAGGTGGGCAAGAAGCCCCGGCTGCCCAATGTCCCCATCCAGTACCACAGGCagccccaaaaaaccaacctggTCATCTCGTGCCCGGGCGCGGGGCCGGAGCACGCCGTGGCCTGGGACAAGGGCTCCGTCCGCCTCTACCGCTCCCACTACCTCGTGGGGGTCAGGAAGCACATGAGGCTCTTCATCGACCACGGGAACCACCTGCACCTGCAGCGGGTGCGCAGGAGGGACAAAGCCACCTACTTCTGCTGGCGGGAGGGCGAGCTGGTGGCCGGCTTCCAGCTCACTGTCCCCTACGAGCCCCGGCGCCAGCGGAGCCCCGCGGACCCCGAGTCAATCTTCGTCATGAGGACTGTGGGCATCTGCTTTGCCATCATCATCGGCATCTTCTTCCTCATCCACATGTCCCGCTACAGCTACCTGCTGCTCAGGAAACCCACTATAGCAGCTCCCCCACAGGACACTCAGACACCTCGGGCCACCCTCACATAG